Proteins from a genomic interval of Zingiber officinale cultivar Zhangliang chromosome 1B, Zo_v1.1, whole genome shotgun sequence:
- the LOC122024879 gene encoding chaperone protein dnaJ 20, chloroplastic-like gives MAALALSCPSNSLYRSSFAPIPAKSTVAAAPRLRVSASATDTMYDLLSVSRTAGPSEIRAAYRRVALRWHPDACRTAGEERRYAERFMEAREAYEVLCDPVRRRDYDLALSGDRWAAAVGAGPAFREGRPRRRGGAAVSFGNWETQLDGLRRRSAVAEAGEEEETWGGRVRRARGATV, from the coding sequence ATGGCAGCTTTAGCTCTTTCATGCCCCTCTAATTCCTTGTACAGATCTTCCTTCGCCCCAATCCCTGCCAAATCAACAGTAGCCGCTGCTCCTCGACTCAGGGTCTCTGCCTCGGCCACGGACACGATGTACGACCTTCTCTCCGTGTCGCGGACCGCCGGGCCAAGCGAGATCCGCGCGGCGTACCGGCGGGTGGCCCTGCGGTGGCACCCGGACGCGTGCCGCACCGCCGGGGAGGAGCGCCGCTACGCGGAGCGCTTCATGGAGGCGCGAGAGGCCTACGAGGTGCTGTGCGACCCCGTCCGCCGCCGCGATTACGACCTCGCCCTCTCCGGCGACCGCTGGGCTGCCGCCGTCGGCGCCGGCCCGGCCTTCCGCGAGGGGCGCCCTCGCCGGCGAGGAGGCGCCGCGGTGTCGTTTGGGAACTGGGAAACGCAGCTGGACGGGCTCCGGCGGCGGTCGGCCGTGGCGGAAGCCGGCGAGGAGGAGGAAACGTGGGGCGGCCGCGTGCGCCGGGCCCGCGGCGCCACCGTCTAA